In bacterium, a single genomic region encodes these proteins:
- a CDS encoding 4Fe-4S binding protein, translating into MCQFCHQHGDGKKWYLNAKNYSDDLLSDARRRQFSKAFAIPESGMRDPVVGLEKLARAPAIVQNMLKPRIVGRSKRVHFGQVLPLEDVAQVFAFLGSIVRVPCICRTVTVGREVGYCYGVALSPGGGIFKLLEGLDSSYMGGPDTSQFDHLTAEEAVAAFREHEQEGLCHTVWTFITPLIGGVCNCDRRDCLAMKSTIGYGLKMMFRGEYVANVDPDLCVGCRACMRACQFGALGFGPADKKAFVEPRACYGCGICRSACSKNAIALTPRAEVPAAANLW; encoded by the coding sequence ATGTGCCAGTTCTGTCACCAGCACGGCGATGGGAAGAAGTGGTACCTCAACGCCAAGAACTACTCTGATGATCTGCTCAGCGATGCGCGCCGCCGCCAGTTCAGCAAGGCGTTCGCCATTCCGGAGAGCGGAATGAGAGACCCGGTGGTCGGGCTGGAGAAGCTGGCCCGGGCGCCGGCCATCGTGCAGAATATGCTCAAGCCCCGCATCGTAGGGCGCAGCAAGCGTGTGCACTTCGGCCAGGTCCTGCCCCTCGAGGATGTCGCGCAGGTCTTCGCCTTCCTGGGCTCGATCGTGCGCGTCCCCTGCATCTGCCGCACGGTGACGGTCGGGCGCGAGGTGGGCTACTGCTACGGGGTCGCCCTGTCGCCCGGTGGCGGCATCTTCAAACTGCTCGAAGGCCTCGACAGCAGCTACATGGGCGGGCCTGATACCAGCCAGTTTGACCACCTGACCGCCGAGGAGGCGGTTGCGGCCTTCCGCGAACACGAGCAGGAGGGCTTGTGCCATACAGTGTGGACCTTCATCACCCCGCTCATCGGCGGGGTCTGCAACTGCGACCGCCGCGACTGCCTGGCCATGAAGTCGACCATCGGCTATGGCCTGAAGATGATGTTCAGGGGGGAGTACGTGGCGAACGTGGATCCCGACCTGTGCGTCGGCTGCCGGGCCTGCATGCGAGCCTGCCAGTTCGGCGCCCTCGGTTTCGGCCCGGCCGACAAGAAGGCCTTCGTCGAGCCCCGCGCCTGCTACGGTTGTGGCATCTGCCGCAGCGCCTGCAGCAAGAACGCCATCGCGCTGACGCCGCGCGCCGAAGTGCCCGCCGCGGCAAACCTGTGGTGA
- a CDS encoding alkaline phosphatase family protein — protein sequence MSQTTHALLISIDGLRPDALALTHTPVLDRLIADGASSMTCRADMPSVTLPCHQTMLRGVSVGRHGVTTNTFHPLARPVPSLLDAAHTVGLKTGTFYNWEQLRDLSDPGSLDVSCFSRELDVPAGDDRVTEVAVECIRRYDLGLAFVYLGHLDLAGHREGWMSEAYLNAIANADGCIGRLIDCVEQLGGRESAAVLVTADHGGHEKVHGTETDEDMLVPWVLWGAGVRCGHALEGEVDLRDTCTTLAHLLGLPRSAEWEGKVVTEALLPRD from the coding sequence ATGAGCCAGACCACCCACGCTCTGCTGATCTCCATCGACGGCCTGCGCCCTGATGCGCTGGCCCTGACTCATACCCCTGTTCTCGACCGCCTGATCGCGGACGGCGCGAGCAGCATGACCTGTCGCGCAGACATGCCCTCGGTGACCTTACCTTGCCACCAGACCATGCTGCGCGGCGTGAGCGTCGGGCGGCACGGCGTCACCACGAACACCTTTCACCCGCTCGCGCGGCCTGTACCCAGCCTCCTTGACGCGGCCCACACCGTCGGCCTCAAGACGGGCACGTTCTACAACTGGGAGCAGTTGCGCGATCTGTCTGATCCCGGCAGCCTGGACGTATCCTGCTTCTCGCGCGAGTTGGACGTGCCCGCCGGTGATGACCGCGTGACCGAGGTGGCAGTCGAGTGTATTCGACGGTATGACCTGGGGCTGGCGTTTGTGTACCTGGGGCATCTCGACCTGGCTGGTCATCGGGAGGGATGGATGTCTGAGGCGTACCTGAACGCCATCGCCAATGCAGACGGCTGCATTGGTCGGCTGATCGATTGCGTGGAGCAGCTCGGAGGACGGGAGAGCGCTGCTGTCTTGGTCACGGCCGATCACGGAGGCCATGAGAAGGTCCACGGGACGGAGACGGACGAGGACATGCTGGTGCCGTGGGTGCTATGGGGGGCAGGGGTCCGCTGCGGCCATGCGCTTGAGGGCGAAGTGGACTTGCGGGACACGTGCACGACGCTAGCTCACCTCCTGGGCCTGCCGCGGAGCGCCGAATGGGAGGGCAAGGTCGTCACGGAGGCGTTGCTTCCCCGGGACTGA